A window of Castor canadensis chromosome 10, mCasCan1.hap1v2, whole genome shotgun sequence contains these coding sequences:
- the LOC141411337 gene encoding prothymosin alpha-like: MSDAAEDTSSEITIKDLKEKKEVVEETENGRDIPANGKTKEENGEQETDSEVDEEEEGGEEEEEEEGDDEEEDGDEDEEAEAATGKQAAEDDKDGDVDTKRQKSN; encoded by the coding sequence ATGTCAGATGCGGCTGAGGACACCAGCTCTGAGATCACCATCAAGGActtaaaggagaagaaagaagttgTGGAGGAGACAGAAAATGGAAGAGACATTCCTGCGAATGGAAAAACTAAAGAGGAAAATGGAGAGCAGGAGACTGACAGTGAGGtagatgaagaggaagaaggcggggaggaagaggaggaggaggaaggtgatGATGAAGAAGAGGATGGAGATGAAGATGAGGAGGCTGAAGCAGCCACGGGCAAACAGGCAGCTGAAGATGATAAGGATGGTGATGTTGATACCAAGAGGCAGAAGTCTAATTAG